In Alphaproteobacteria bacterium, the genomic stretch GTGGTAATCGAACATTGGAAGAAAGGATAGGTAATTTTTTGAGCACTTCTTTTGATGTGTTATGTACTTCTTTTGACTTCAAATCTTCTTGTGCATTAGCGCGCAAAACAGGTTGTTTCTTTTCTGAATTGTCATCGTCGTTTATTTTTGTACGTTTGTTGTTTGCGTCACTTTGTTCTTCAACATTTATTCTTTTATTATTAGAATTAAACATCGCTTGAAGTGAATTTGTAAATAACATTGTGCATAATAAGGCAACAAATAAAGTGGTTTTCTTCATAATAAATCTCCAGTTTTTAAAAAAATTATAATAACAATAAAAAAAATATAATAAATTTGAAATTTATTATATTTCTATATTAACGAATGCATAAACAATACATCCTTTCTAAGTTCTTCAATATCTTTGTGACCCAATGGCGTAATTTCATTATTGTCATAATAAAACACTTCTAAATTATCCATTGTTGCGATTTCTCTAGCGCCTTTATCTTTAATTTTATTGGATTTGACGTAGAGTTCTTTTAGGTTTTGCATGCATGAAACATATACAGCACCGTTATCTCCAATTAAATTGTTATCCACATTTAGTAATGTTAAACATGGTAATCCTTGTGCAATACATATAATATCTTCATCTGTTAATTCATTTCCTTCCGCTGTTAGTTCTTTTAAATTTTGAAAAATTTTTAATGCTGTTAAAATTTTAATTCTATCTATTTTATCTTTTGGCAGAGCAAACGAAATATTTATTTTTTCTATAAAATTAAAATTTTGAAAAAGTTGAAAAATTTCATTTTCTGTAGGACAAATTTCAAAATGTAAAAAATTAATTTTACGTTCCAATAATATCGGTTTCCCTTGCTGCAAAAACGCTCTTTCATTGTTTCCAAAAGAAAACATTGCATCTTCTAAAGCATTACAAACAGGGTTTTGTATATCTTCGCTATAAAACAAATCTAAAAGTTCTTTGTAATCTGAATCGTTGTTATTTTTTTCTTCTGTAATAATTAATGTGTTAGATGCTAAGTTTTGTATCGGCATTTGAGGATTAAGCATCATGTTGTGAGGCTGCATGCGCTGTACATTATTTGAATTATACTGCTGCGTATTTACTTGAGGCGCATAATTGTTCGGCGTCGGCATTTGAGGATTAGGCATCACGTTTTGAGGCTGCATGCGCTGCACATTTTGCCCAATATTTAAATTATGCTGCTGCTTATTTACTTGAGGCGCATAATTGTTCGGCATCGGCGTTTGCGGATTAAACATCACGTTATGAGGCTGCCTTTGCTGCACATTCTGCCCAATATTTGAATTATGCTGCTGCGCGTTTACTGGGGGCCTAAAATTATTTGGGTTTTGACTTGCAGCAATTTGATTGTTTGAATTTTCTGATTCTGCAAATAAAGCATTTATAAAAACATTAGGGTAGTTTTTTTCTTTAAATAATTCTCTTTCTTTATAAATTCTACTTTTTTCAATATCAAGCGGTTTTTTTGGTTCATTTTCTTTTGCTTCTTTTACAAAACCAGAGATATCTATTTCATTGTCATTAAAAGCAGTTATATTTTTTATAAAATCATCGAATTGACTAAATAAAGATTTTTTAATATATAAATTCGGAATAATATTTGAGTATTTCTTACCAAAAATGGGAGAAGCATCTATTTTTTTAATATAACTTTTATTTTTTCGAAGAAAATTAATTATTTTAGGTGGTGGAATGATTTTAAAAATTATTTCATCCATATTAATTTGCTGCAATTGACGCTCAGTTTTAACTTTTCTTTTTTCTTCAAGATCAAAAACATATACATTATTTTTTGAGTTTTCTTTTTGATCTTTATTTTCAAAATTATTTGAATTAGTGCGTTGAACGTTTACTTGCCATGCATAATTGTTAGGAATTTGTTTATTAGGCGTCACCTTTTGAGGTTGTCCTTGCGGTACAATATTTGAATTATGCTGCTGGCCATTTAATTGGTACATAGAATTGTTCGGCGTCGGCGTTTGCGGATTAGGCGTCACCTTTTGAAACTCCACATTCCGTTTAATATTTGAATTATGCTGCTGCTCATTTACTTGGGGGCTAAAATTATTCAGATTTTGACTTGTAACAATTTGATTGTTTGAATATTCTGATTCTGCAAATAAAGCATTTATAAAAACATTGGGATTGTAGCAACCCTTGATATATTCTTTTTTTTCATTAAGATAGCTTTTTTCAATGTCGAATGGTTTTCTTGGTTCTATTTTTTTTGCTTGATCTACGAATGAAGAAAAACCTGAATTATTCTGTTTATCGGATATACAATTAGTAAAAATTTCTAATTGCGTAATTAGGCTGGCCTTAATACTTGAATCCATTTCAATGTTTAAAAATTTTTTACCAAAAAGTGAGGAAGTATCTATTTTTTTAATATTTTTATAATTTTTACTAAGAAAATTAATATATTTAGTCGATGGAATAATTTTAAAAATTATTGTGTCTATATGCTCTGTTTGCAATCGATCTTCAAAATTAATTTTTCTTTTTTCTTCAAGATCAAAAACATATACATTGTTTTTTTTGTTTTGTTCAATACTTGAATTTTCTGATTCTTTAAATAAAGCATTTATAAAAACATTTGGATTGCAGGAACGCTTAATATATTCTTTTTTTTCATTAAGAGAGCTTTTTTCAATATCAAATGGGATTTTTGGTTCAGTAAATTTTGCTTCTTTTACGAAAAAAATGAATTTTTCATTATTATTAGCGTGCCTGTTTATTGCTTTATATTCTAAAAAATTTATTAATTGATTGAACAAAGAGGCTTTAATATTTGGATCTTCATTAATGTTTGAATATTTTTCTCCAAAAAGAGTAGATGCATCAATTTTTTTTGTAAATTCATATTTTTTATGAAGCCGCTTAATATCACTCCTCGTTGGAACAATTTTTAAAATTATTGTGTTTATAGTGTTTTCTAAAGATAGATTATCTTTTTGTAACTTTCTTTTTGCTTTAAGATCAAAAATATATATATTGTTTTTTGTGTTTTCTTTTTTTTCTTTATTTTCTACATTATTTGAATTATTTTGTTGCAAATTTACTGGGGGCGCACAATTGTTCGGCATTGATATTTGCGGATTAGGCGTCACGTTTTGAGGCAGCATTCGCTGCATATTCTGCCCATTGTTTAAATTATACTGTTGCGGATTTACTGAAGGCGCATAATTGTTCGGCATAGGCATTTGTTGATTAGGCGTTATGTTTTGAGGCTGTCTTTGCGTTACATTCTGCGCAATATTTGAATTGTGCCGCTGCTCATTTACTTGGGGGCTAAAATTATTCAGATTTTGACTTGCAACAATTTGATTACTTGAATTTTCTGCTTCTGCAAATAAAGCATTTACAAAAACATTACGAATATCTTTTTTTCTAAATAATTCTCTTTCTGCATAAAGTCTGCTTTTTTCAAAATCAAATGGTTTTTGGGGCTCACTGCAGTGCGAATTTTCTATAAATTGGTTAAAATTAGCATCCTCATATTTTAACATTAAAAACTCTTCTAAATCCGCAAGCAAGCTTCTCGGTCTATCATTTTTAATACGATGAATATTTGAAAATTTTTTTCCAAACAATACAGACATATCTATTTTATTAATGTTTTTATAATGACTTTTAATGTAATACAATTGCTTAAAACTTGGAATAATTTTAAAAATTATTGTATTTATATGAATTGTAGCGCCTTTTGGAAATGATTCTATTGTTTTTTTTGTTTCACAATCAAAAATATATACATTGTTTTTTGCGTTTTCTTTTTGTTCTTTATTTTTCACATTATTTGAATTATTTTGTTGCAAATTTACTAGAGGTGTATAATTATTCTGTTTTTGACTTGTAACAATTTGATTGTTTGAATTTTCTGATTCTTCAAATAAAGCATTAATAAAAACATTACGAATATCTTTTTTTCTAAACAATTCTCTTTCTGCATAAAGTCTGCTTTTTTCAAAATCAAATGGGTTTTGAGGTTCTTGGTCGTACGAATTTTCTATAAATTGGTTAAAATCAGCATCCTCATATTTTAACATTAAAAACTCTTTTAAATCTATAAGCAAGCTTCTCCATGTATCATTTTTAATACGACGAATATTTAAAAAATTTTTTCCAAATAATATAGACATATCTATTTTATTTACGTCTTTATAATAACTTTTAATACAATCCAATTGCTTACTACTTGGAATAATTTTAAAAATTATTGTATTTATATGAATTGTACCGCCTTTAGGAAATGATCCTATTGTTTTTTTTGCTTCACGGTCAAAAACATATGTATCGTTTTTAATGTTTTGGTTTTGAACCACTTGATTATTGTTGTTGTTAACATAATATGGATTTTCTAATGGTATGCTGTAAGGTCCATTGTGCACATTTAATGGCAAAACAGGTGTAAAATTCTGAATTAATGTTTGCTGTATCTTGGGTTCATTATTTAGTACAAAATTATCTGTGAATGTTTGTTTAAAAAAATCTTCTTTGTTTTCTATAAAAATTAAGTTTTTTTCTGTCGCAATTTTTTGAATATTATGCCAGCTTTCGTCAGATATCAGGTTTTTGTCCAATGAAAGTTTTTTAAGTTGTGGCATTTTGACTATTGATAAAGCACCACTTTCTTCAATTTGATTATGTGTGATAGATAATTTTGTAAGTTTTCTGCCCATAAGCGCAATATTCTTAGCACCTTTATCGGTAATCAAATTTTGGTTCAAATGGATTGATTCTAACCAATTATCATTATTGGGTGCATGCGTGAATGCCGGAAGGATAGATAGCTCTATATCAGTTAGCATATTGTTATTACAAATTAATTCTTTTAGTGCTTGAAAATTCAAAAGCTCTCTTAAAAACTTTTTTTTACGATCTGACGATACGTTACGTAATATATCCGAAATATCTATTTTTTGAACATTTGGGAATTTAAGCCCAATTTTAGTAAGTTGGTCTTCAGAAGGATACACTTTAAAGATTAATGATTTTGCAAAAGTATTAACTTGTAAAGATTGCGTTACATCTTTATCAAATACAAAAATATCATTGCCTTGTTCTATGATAGGTGTGTTTAAATTTGACTGATCAACATCATCATATTTTGTACGTTTCTTATTTTCTTGATTTTGCTCTTCGGAATAATCTCGTTTGCCATTAGAGTTATACATTGCATACAGAGAATTTACGAATAATATTGCACATAAAAAACCAACTAAGAAAGTAATTTTTTTTATCATAATCTCGACATCTAAATTTAACAATATAAACCAAAAGATATCATTTTAAATAAAAAAAATCAATACTTATTTTAAAGGTTATATTTGTTTAATAAAAGCAAAATGAAAGACGTAAATTTTCCTTGTGTATTGTGTAAATATTTTGTTATGCGGGTTATACACTCACATAATTTATTTTTATATTTTTCAATGGATTTTATGGGTTACTATCGAATATGCGGATGCTTAATTTATTGTAATAAAATCTTTTCAAATATCAATTTTTCCTGCATGATTTGATATCTTTAAGGAGAAAAAAATGACCACCTTTATCAAAAGAAGTATTATATTTTTAATTATTATAGGACTTGTAGGCCTTGCTGTTTTTAGGGTTTTTATGAACCATAAAATTGAAGAAATGAAAAAAAAGGGTTTTATAACGGGCGCTATTCCTGTTGAAATTATTCATCCTTTAGAAAAACCACTCCAATATAAAATTCAAGTTATTGGTAATTTATTATCGAGTGAATCCGTCATTTTGAAACCTGAAATTCCTGGACGTATCGTCAAAATTGCATTTGAAGAAGGTGTGTATCTTAAAAAAGGTGATTTATGCATTGGCTTAGATGATGAGGTCTATAAATCAGAACTCGCGCAAGCCAGGTCAAATTTGGCTTTAAGTCAAAAAAACCTATCGCGCGCGCAAACGTTATTAAGTAAACAAGCCGGTAGTGAATTTAATAAAGATACTGCCCTTCGTGATGTTGAAGTTAATAAAGCGAAAGTGGATTTGGCCGAAGCCAATTACCGTAAAACAAAAATTATAGCGCCTTTTGATGGATTTATGGGGCTACGCAAAGTAAGTTTGGGGGCCTATGCCAATCAGGGGATGGAACTTGTTAATTTGGAATCGATTGATCCCATTAAAGTAGAGTTCAGATTGCCTGAATATGCATTGCCTTATATCAAAATGGGTCAAAAAGTAAATTTGTCAGTTGATGCTTATCCAAATGAAACTTTTCAAGCAACTTTGTTTGCGATTGACCCTAAATTAGATGCAAAAGATCGTACGGTGAGCGCGAAAGCTACTTTACCAAATGCAGATTATAGACTTAAACCAGGTCTTTTTGCTAGGTTGCAGCTTGTTTTAAGCGAAAAACCGCAAGCTTTATTTTTACCCGAAAATGCAATTGTACCTGTTGGAAATGATACGTTTGTGTACACCTTCAACGACGGCAAAGCACATATGCAAAAAGTAAAAATGGGCCTAAAAGAAGCACAAGAAATTGAAATTTTAGAAGGCGTTACCAAAGAATCCATGGTGATTGCAACGGGTCAGCACAAATTATTTGAAGGCATGGCTGTTGAACCTCTAAAAACAGAAGTCTCTGCCCAAGGAAAAGCATCATGAATTTACCTGAGCTTTGTATTAAACGACCGGTTTTTGCAACCGTCATCAATCTATTTTTGTTGATTTTAGGGATTGTTGCTTTTTTCCGTTTAACAGTGCGTGAATATCCAAATATTGATCCACCCGTTGTGTCGGTTCAGACGAATTATCGGGGGGCGAGCGCTGAACTGATTGAAAGTGAAGTCACGCAAGTTTTAGAGGAATCGCTTGCAGGGATTGAAGGCATTGACGTTATTTCGTCTCAAAGTAGGCAAGAAGTGGGTCAAATAACGATTAATTTTAATTTGGAAGTGAATCCGCAAACAGCTGCAGCGGATGTCAGAGACCGTGTGGCGCGTGTGCGTGGTAATTTGCCTAAAGATGCTGACGAGCCCATAGTCCAAAAAGTTGAAGCAGACGCTCAACCTATTATTTATATTGCATTTTATAGTGATCGTCATAGCCCACTTGAGATCACGGATTTTGCGGATCGTGTCGTTAAAAGTCAGCTACAAACCTTGCCTGGTGTTGCAGGTGTTGCAATTTTTGGGGAACGACGTTATGCCATGCGGCTAAGTATCGACCCTGAATTATTGGCTTCTTTCCGTTTGTCACCGCAAGATATTGAATCTGCGTTAAGACGTCAGAATGTGGATGTGCCTGGTGGTCGTATTGAAGGTAAGTACCGCGAATATACAGTATTATCTGAGACTGATCTTAAGACACCTGAAGAATTCAACAATATGATCATTGCGCAAAGTAATAATTCCTTGATCAAATTAAAAGATGTTGGTTTTGCAAAATATGATGCGGTGAATGAACGTAGTATCGCGCGTTATAATGCAAAAGATTCAGTTGCCTTAGGTATAATAAAACAAGCAACCGCAAATCCATTAGATGTGTCTAAAATTATTGCAGAAAAATTACCAGCGATTCAAAAAACAGTACCGGAAGGCATGCGATTTGAAATTGCGTATAATAAAGCTGATTATATTAAATCGTCGATTGAAAATGTGTATCACGCGATTTTTGAAGCCATTATTCTTGTGGCTGTCATTATCTTTTTATTTTTGGGCTCCTTCCGCGTTTCTGTTATTCCGTTAATCGCCATCCCTGTATCATTATTTGGTGCTTTTTTCCTGATGATGATGATGGGTTTCAGTATTAACACATTAACATTGCTTGCTTTTGTGTTGGCAATTGGTTTGGTGGTTGATGATGCGATTGTCGTGCTTGAAAACGTGCATCGATATTTGGAGGAAGGCAAAAAACCTTTTGAAGCAGCCATTTTGGGTTGCAAAGAAATCAGTTTTGCGATTCTTGCTATGACGCTAACATTAGCTGCTGTTTTTGCACCTGTTGGATTTTTAACGGGTGTCACAGGTAAATTATTTACAGAATTTTCGTGGACATTGGCAGGTGCTGTGTTGATTTCAGGCTTTGTAGCCTTAACCTTGACGCCCATGATGTGTTCAAAATTGTTAAAATCCCATCAAAAGGCATCACCACTCACATCCTGGTTTGAAAAATTATATAATAATGTGCAAGCAGGATATCAAACGAAATTAAAATCAGCTTTGTTGAACCCTAAGAAAACCGTTTTTATAGGCGTCACATTAGCGCTTATTTCGATGTCAATGTTTTGGGTGATAAAATCAGAATTGGCACCCATGGAAGATGAAGGAACAATTATTGGTGTTTTCTTGTCGCCTGAAGGGTCAACCATTGATTATACAAGCAAATATGCTGCTGAATTGGAATCTATCTTTGATAAAGTACCAGAGGTTGAAAAATATTTCGTAGTTTCTGGTTATCCTGTTGTATCGCAAGGGATTTCTTTTTTGATTCTATCGGATTGGACGAAGCGGGAGCGCGAAGCCAAACGCATTATTTTTGATATGGGTTCTAAAATGTTCGGCGTGACAGGACTTATGGCATTTCCAATGAATCCGCCGCCTTTGGGTCAATCACCTCAGAACAAACCTGTTGAAGTCGTGATTCAAACAACGGAATCCTATGATGTGTTGGATAAAATGTCGACAACATTGCTTGGTAAATTATATCAAAACCCAGGCTTGATGTATGTTCAATCAGATTTGAAATTGAATAAACCGCAATTAAAGATTGAAATTGATCGCGAGAAAGCAGCTGAATTAGGGATTGAAGTTGAAACAATTGGAAGAACAATTCAAACCTATTTGGGTGGTAGTCAAGTGACGCGTTTCAAGCGCGAGGGTAAACAATATGATGTGATTGTACAATTGGCAGCAAAGAACCGTGGCAGCCAATCAGATCTCGAAAAGATTTATATCAAAACGCCTAAAGGAGAAATGGTACAATTATCGAATGTTGTAAAGACTATACAAACAGTTTCGCCCAAAGAATTAAATCATTTTAATCAATTGCGCGCTGCGTCTTTTACAGCGAATTTAGCGCCTGGTTATACCATTGGTGAAGCGCTTAATTTTATTGAAACCAGTGCAAAAGAAGTGATGAATGATCGTGCCAGAATAGATTTTGGCGGTGAATCACGTGAATTTAAAAAAGCATCTGCAAGTATTTATTTCTTCTTCTTACTAGCGCTTGTGTTTATTTATTTGGTGCTTTCAGCCCAATTTGAATCTTTCAAAGATCCACTTATTATTATGGTGACTGTGCCTTTATCCTTAGCTGGTGCTTTATTGACCCTCTTTTTAGCGGGTAAAACGCTGAATATCTTTAGCCAAGTGGGGATGATTACACTTATTGGGTTAATTACCAAACACGGAATTCTCATTGTCGAATTTGCAAATCAACAACGTGAAAAAAATAAAGTACCATTCCAGGCTATTTTTGATGCGTGTTTAATGCGATTCAGGCCTATTTTAATGACGACAGCGGCAACTGTTTTAGGTGCATTACCACTGGCGACTGCTATTGGTGCTGGCGCTGAAAGCCGTCAAAACATTGGTTGGGTAATTGTCGGTGGCTTGACCATTGGTACATTCTTTACGCTTTTTGTGATTCCTTGTGTTTATTTACTTATGCAGCCACACGAAAAAAAGATAAAAGATATTTTTGTGATTGAGGGTGGCGCAGAAATGGGTTTAGAGTCAAATTATAGAGAAGCAAAATAGCTTATGTGTTATTGGGATCAAAAATGAAGAATTTAGTATTGTTCATCGCAATCTGTTTGATATCTAATGTTGCTATGGCCTTTGAAAATGAGAGGCCAGTATTTTCAAGTCAAGAAAATGTGCCAGAGCTCAATAACTATTTAAATGCTGATCATGAAGGTGAAAATGATATTGATAGTGAAGACGAATTGAATGACGAGACGCATGAAGATGATACAAGCTCTCCATTAGGAAAATTTTTTCAAGAATCTGTAACAGCATGTTCTATAATGTAATATTTTTCTTTTTTTAAACTAATCTTTTTAATTTTATCCTATTTGTAACATTTTCTGTGTTTATTTATGCATCCATTCACAAGAAAAAAAGGTAAAAGATATTTTTTGGTTGAAGGTAATGCAGATATATGTCTAGAGTCAAATTACCGAGAAGTAAAACAATGTAAAGCTTCTTGACATAATAATAAGTTAATCAGGAGTAAAAAAATGAAGAAATTAGTCTTTTTAGTCGCAATCTGTTTATTACCAAATCTTGTTATTGCTGTTGGCGAATGGCCAACATTTTCGAACCAAGAGGGCGCTGAACAAAGTTTAGAAAATTTAATGGTTATTGGTGCGAATAGCGATAAAGGTCATTTGATAGGTTCTTATGAATATACAATAGCTTCATTTACTTGTAATGCATTGATAGACGAAGCAAATAAAGATAAATCTGCAATTGCTGAATTTAGACCAGGTGAGATTTTTGTTGAAGAAAGCGCTACTTATAATCTTTATGTAGGCGATGCGTTGGTTGATGGAACCGAAACAGTGATCAAACGTCAGGCAGCATCTGAAGAAGAAAAAGAAGAAATCCCTTTAGGTACAGGTAATTCTAATGCTGTAGAAGATGACACTGAGGCTGTCAAAAAACCAGCCGGTAAAAAAGGATTTTGTAATTTACTTTAAGTTACATTCTTCCATCTGACATAAAAGGGCTATTCGGTTAATGTCGAATGGCCCTATTTTTTTTAATTACCTAATGGACATGAAAATGCCTCACATTATTTTAGAATGCAGCGATAATATAATTGAATCAGATTTAAAGCCTATATGTATTGAAATACAAAAAATTTTAGTAGATAAATTGCCGACGCAATTAGATAGTTGCAAAAGTCGTATAATACGCCATAAAGATTATGTTCTAGGTGATAACCATATTGATAATGCTTTTGTGCATGTTTTTATCAGCGTCATGCCTGGTAGAGAGCAAAAATTAATTAATAGTATCAGTGAAATTATAGTGGATCGATTGAAAGTTTTTTTTCTAGAATCACGCGATCGATTGAATCTTCAAATAAGTGTTGCGATTAACGATTTGCCCGAAAGTTACCACAAATTCAAAAAAAACTAAAATGTACTAACCAATTTTTAATGAATGGCCTAGAAGATATAATTTTAATACCTATATTTTTACAGAATGTGATATAACTTGATTTTTCTAAAATCACTTTGGGATTTTTAAATGAAATTTTTAGATGAAGCGAAAATCTTTCTTAAAAGCGGCGATGGTGGCAATGGTTCTGCAAGCTTCAGGCGTGAAAAATTTATTGAATATGGTGGACCCGATGGTGGTGATGGTGGCCGTGGTGGTCATATCTTTATCGAGGCTATTGATAATTTAAATACCCTAATTGATTACAGATATAAACAGCATTTCAAAGCTTGTAAGGGCGATAATGGACGTGGTGCTCAATGCACGGGTAGATCAGCAGATGATATTACGCTTAAAGTACCAGTGGGCACTCAAATTTTAGATGAAGATAAAGAAACCGTTTTGCACGACTTTACAAAAGCGGGTCAGAAAATCTTGTTTTTACGCGGTGGTGATGGTGGTTTTGGTAATGTTCATTATAAAACATCAACTAATAGGGCACCAGAACGTGCAAACGCAGGTTTTCTAGGGCAAGAAGCGTGGATATGGCTTCGCCTTAAGCTGATAGCCGATATTGGCCTTCTGGGCATGCCTAATGCGGGTAAATCAACCTTTCTAAGTATCGTTTCACGCGCAAAACCAAAAATTGCAGATTATCCATTTACAACTTTAGCACCTCAATTAGGTGTTGTACGTATTGAAAACGATGAATTCGTCGTTGCTGACATCCCAGGACTTATCGAAGGTGCCCATGAAGGTATCGGTCTTGGTCACCGCTTTTTAGGTCATGTGGAACGTTG encodes the following:
- a CDS encoding efflux RND transporter periplasmic adaptor subunit is translated as MTTFIKRSIIFLIIIGLVGLAVFRVFMNHKIEEMKKKGFITGAIPVEIIHPLEKPLQYKIQVIGNLLSSESVILKPEIPGRIVKIAFEEGVYLKKGDLCIGLDDEVYKSELAQARSNLALSQKNLSRAQTLLSKQAGSEFNKDTALRDVEVNKAKVDLAEANYRKTKIIAPFDGFMGLRKVSLGAYANQGMELVNLESIDPIKVEFRLPEYALPYIKMGQKVNLSVDAYPNETFQATLFAIDPKLDAKDRTVSAKATLPNADYRLKPGLFARLQLVLSEKPQALFLPENAIVPVGNDTFVYTFNDGKAHMQKVKMGLKEAQEIEILEGVTKESMVIATGQHKLFEGMAVEPLKTEVSAQGKAS
- a CDS encoding efflux RND transporter permease subunit, whose amino-acid sequence is MNLPELCIKRPVFATVINLFLLILGIVAFFRLTVREYPNIDPPVVSVQTNYRGASAELIESEVTQVLEESLAGIEGIDVISSQSRQEVGQITINFNLEVNPQTAAADVRDRVARVRGNLPKDADEPIVQKVEADAQPIIYIAFYSDRHSPLEITDFADRVVKSQLQTLPGVAGVAIFGERRYAMRLSIDPELLASFRLSPQDIESALRRQNVDVPGGRIEGKYREYTVLSETDLKTPEEFNNMIIAQSNNSLIKLKDVGFAKYDAVNERSIARYNAKDSVALGIIKQATANPLDVSKIIAEKLPAIQKTVPEGMRFEIAYNKADYIKSSIENVYHAIFEAIILVAVIIFLFLGSFRVSVIPLIAIPVSLFGAFFLMMMMGFSINTLTLLAFVLAIGLVVDDAIVVLENVHRYLEEGKKPFEAAILGCKEISFAILAMTLTLAAVFAPVGFLTGVTGKLFTEFSWTLAGAVLISGFVALTLTPMMCSKLLKSHQKASPLTSWFEKLYNNVQAGYQTKLKSALLNPKKTVFIGVTLALISMSMFWVIKSELAPMEDEGTIIGVFLSPEGSTIDYTSKYAAELESIFDKVPEVEKYFVVSGYPVVSQGISFLILSDWTKREREAKRIIFDMGSKMFGVTGLMAFPMNPPPLGQSPQNKPVEVVIQTTESYDVLDKMSTTLLGKLYQNPGLMYVQSDLKLNKPQLKIEIDREKAAELGIEVETIGRTIQTYLGGSQVTRFKREGKQYDVIVQLAAKNRGSQSDLEKIYIKTPKGEMVQLSNVVKTIQTVSPKELNHFNQLRAASFTANLAPGYTIGEALNFIETSAKEVMNDRARIDFGGESREFKKASASIYFFFLLALVFIYLVLSAQFESFKDPLIIMVTVPLSLAGALLTLFLAGKTLNIFSQVGMITLIGLITKHGILIVEFANQQREKNKVPFQAIFDACLMRFRPILMTTAATVLGALPLATAIGAGAESRQNIGWVIVGGLTIGTFFTLFVIPCVYLLMQPHEKKIKDIFVIEGGAEMGLESNYREAK
- the obgE gene encoding GTPase ObgE, coding for MKFLDEAKIFLKSGDGGNGSASFRREKFIEYGGPDGGDGGRGGHIFIEAIDNLNTLIDYRYKQHFKACKGDNGRGAQCTGRSADDITLKVPVGTQILDEDKETVLHDFTKAGQKILFLRGGDGGFGNVHYKTSTNRAPERANAGFLGQEAWIWLRLKLIADIGLLGMPNAGKSTFLSIVSRAKPKIADYPFTTLAPQLGVVRIENDEFVVADIPGLIEGAHEGIGLGHRFLGHVERCSGLLHLIDGSQEDVVKAYQVIRSELMSYDPKLATLPEIIALNKVDLLDEEEMHTKQKELEDTSGAKVYLLSSITRIGLEALLYKLLRQVKNAREGIVDEEY